The following proteins come from a genomic window of Nostoc sp. TCL26-01:
- a CDS encoding RtcB family protein, whose amino-acid sequence MPYKKLEINTPAPVLSWANHELGTDEIKMAKNVASLPFVFKHVALMPDVHLGKGALVGSVVATKEAIIPAAVGVDIGCFVGDTLIPLVDGKSYNIKDLAEEGRTFIVYACTPTGKIVAAQATANLTRKNASLVKVILDNNEEIICTSDHQFMLRDGTYKEAILLQPRTSLMPFYTKLDQDGYTLISQPYSGRWQKAHWTIARSGLLGKIPKFAGQRTVIHHRNFQPSDNQPKNLEFMGANDHSAYHRTLVDRNQYWQSSKFEEKRIASLAKKAKTPEGYQYYATRGTKNILQYMQRQPEHFKNAVADNGIRGKQYLIEYNRSEKGRNKSREIANRIYTCEICGADVKTPINLHNHRKKEHQCNHKVVEVISLNYTEDVYCLTVPDYHNFALQAGVFVHNCGMSAIKTPFTAEQLEGKLKKIRLDIEAAIPTGFNENKDVEKSVTNWQRWRDFSELHPGVQDLQSKAMKQMGSLGGGNHFLEVCLDTENQVWLMLHSGSRNIGNNLAQCHIHTAKELAKMASNKLPDPDLAYFLTGTPEFQAYWHDLQWAQDYARVNRDVMMARFKRIVEKHLAGGKATKPLLEVNCHHNYAEKEVHFGEDVYVTRKGAVRAQTEDYGIIPGSMGAKSFIVKGKGDVHSFCSCSHGAGRLLSRSKAKNVYTLDDLIEQTQGVECRKDTGVLDEIPGAYKPIEQVMENQADLVEVVATLKQVVCVKG is encoded by the coding sequence ATGCCTTACAAAAAGTTAGAAATTAATACCCCAGCACCTGTTTTATCTTGGGCAAATCATGAACTAGGTACAGACGAAATCAAGATGGCAAAAAATGTTGCCTCACTACCATTTGTGTTTAAGCACGTAGCACTGATGCCAGATGTTCATTTAGGTAAAGGTGCTTTAGTCGGGTCAGTCGTTGCAACAAAAGAAGCCATCATACCTGCGGCTGTCGGTGTTGATATTGGTTGTTTTGTAGGAGATACTCTTATTCCTTTAGTGGATGGCAAATCTTATAATATTAAAGACCTGGCTGAGGAGGGGAGAACTTTTATTGTCTATGCTTGCACCCCTACAGGAAAAATTGTTGCAGCTCAAGCAACTGCCAATTTAACTAGAAAAAATGCTTCATTAGTAAAAGTAATTTTAGATAACAATGAAGAAATTATTTGCACTAGTGATCATCAATTTATGCTGCGAGATGGCACTTATAAGGAAGCTATTTTATTGCAACCCAGGACATCCTTAATGCCATTTTATACTAAGCTTGATCAAGATGGTTACACGTTAATTTCTCAGCCTTACTCTGGTCGATGGCAAAAAGCACACTGGACTATAGCTAGGTCTGGTTTACTTGGCAAAATTCCTAAATTTGCAGGACAAAGGACAGTTATTCATCATCGTAATTTTCAACCTTCTGATAATCAACCAAAAAACTTAGAGTTTATGGGTGCAAATGATCACTCTGCGTATCATCGTACTTTAGTAGATCGTAATCAGTACTGGCAGTCTTCTAAATTTGAAGAAAAAAGAATTGCTTCTCTGGCGAAGAAAGCAAAAACTCCTGAAGGATATCAATATTATGCAACCAGAGGAACTAAAAATATTCTGCAATATATGCAGCGACAACCAGAACATTTTAAAAATGCAGTTGCAGATAATGGTATTCGTGGTAAACAATATTTAATTGAATACAATAGAAGCGAAAAAGGTAGAAATAAGTCTAGAGAAATCGCTAATAGAATCTATACTTGTGAAATTTGTGGTGCAGATGTAAAAACACCAATTAATCTGCATAATCACCGCAAAAAAGAACATCAATGTAATCACAAAGTTGTAGAAGTGATTTCTCTAAATTACACTGAAGATGTTTATTGTCTTACAGTCCCAGATTATCATAACTTCGCTCTTCAAGCAGGAGTGTTTGTACATAACTGTGGTATGAGTGCGATTAAAACACCATTTACGGCTGAACAATTAGAGGGCAAACTCAAGAAAATTCGTCTAGATATTGAAGCTGCAATTCCCACTGGTTTCAACGAAAATAAAGATGTAGAAAAATCTGTAACTAACTGGCAACGCTGGCGGGACTTTTCAGAATTGCATCCAGGTGTGCAAGATTTGCAGAGCAAAGCGATGAAACAAATGGGTTCTCTCGGTGGGGGAAATCATTTTTTAGAGGTGTGTCTAGATACAGAAAACCAAGTTTGGTTGATGCTGCATTCTGGTTCACGAAACATTGGGAATAATCTAGCTCAATGCCATATTCACACAGCCAAAGAACTAGCAAAAATGGCCAGCAATAAATTGCCTGATCCAGATTTAGCTTATTTCCTGACTGGAACACCAGAATTTCAAGCATACTGGCATGATTTACAATGGGCGCAAGATTATGCTCGTGTGAATCGTGATGTGATGATGGCGCGGTTTAAACGCATTGTGGAAAAACATTTGGCAGGTGGTAAAGCAACTAAACCTTTATTAGAGGTAAATTGCCATCACAATTATGCCGAAAAAGAAGTACATTTTGGTGAAGATGTCTATGTAACTCGCAAAGGTGCAGTCCGCGCTCAAACAGAAGACTATGGGATTATTCCTGGTTCAATGGGAGCAAAATCTTTCATTGTCAAAGGGAAAGGTGATGTACATAGTTTTTGTTCTTGCTCTCATGGTGCAGGACGTTTATTGTCGAGAAGTAAGGCAAAAAACGTCTATACACTCGATGATTTAATTGAGCAAACTCAAGGTGTAGAATGCCGGAAAGATACTGGTGTTTTAGATGAAATTCCTGGTGCTTATAAGCCGATAGAGCAAGTTATGGAAAATCAAGCTGATTTGGTTGAGGTGGTAGCTACACTTAAGCAAGTAGTTTGTGTGAAAGGGTAA
- a CDS encoding PAS domain S-box protein: MKGIRSRFAPYIVALLAVSIAVLVTLLLKPLLTPTIFLLFFAAVAVSSWYGGLRIGLFAAFVSSLAISFFFLQPVFSLYISDWDSKVRLILFVLVATLISWLNSELHFAKQRLEQTNQQLQSSEARFRRLAESNIMGVMVADMNGAIAEANDAFLNMVGYTREDLLAGQVRWREMTPPEYAHLDEKAVDELLTHGVATPFEKEYIRKDGSCVPVIVGIVMLQEPFHRQQEVVAFCIELSRQKQIEATLQRRESELELITNAVPVLIAYVDAQQRYRFNNKGYEEMYGLSASATYGKHIQEILGISVYQSILPYVELVLSGESITFEAQVFDKNGIVHDVKTNYVPQFDMRGEVEGFVALVTDITNHKLAEKALKESEARLRTLTEKVRVIPWEVDANSGNFTYVGPQSLEILGYPQTDWYTENFWYEHIHPEDREWAIQYCYESSLSLNNYEFEYRMLTADGRVLWMYDIVNVVRTGETPKLLHGFMIDISDRKQVEQEREQLLAREQAARSTAEAANRMKDEFLATLSHELRTPLNAMLGWTQLLKSRTFDENTTALALDTIYRNTKSLKQLIEDILDVSQIITGKLGLNAQPVELIPIVEATIDTLKAAAEAKEITLECQFDPQVGVVIADANRLQQIVWNLVSNAVKFSSIGGKITIQLQRLDGCVQIRVSDTGIGIPSEFLPYVFERFRQADGSLTRSHGGLGLGLAIVRHLVELHGGTVSAESPGKGQGATFIVNLPMKAVAVQVNDRSLGNREQVTGNR, from the coding sequence TTGAAAGGAATACGCTCTCGGTTTGCCCCCTATATTGTGGCATTGTTAGCAGTTAGTATCGCTGTGTTAGTGACGCTATTGTTAAAACCACTATTAACACCTACTATTTTTCTCTTATTTTTTGCTGCTGTAGCTGTCAGTTCTTGGTATGGTGGCTTGAGGATAGGGTTGTTTGCTGCTTTTGTGTCTAGTCTGGCTATTAGCTTTTTTTTCTTGCAACCAGTATTTTCACTATATATTTCCGATTGGGACAGCAAGGTGCGTTTAATCTTGTTTGTGTTAGTAGCAACTCTTATTAGCTGGCTTAACTCTGAGCTACATTTTGCCAAACAGCGTTTAGAACAGACAAATCAACAACTCCAGTCTAGTGAAGCTAGGTTTAGGCGGTTAGCAGAATCCAACATTATGGGGGTGATGGTTGCTGACATGAATGGAGCGATCGCCGAAGCTAATGATGCTTTTTTAAATATGGTAGGCTACACACGGGAGGATCTGCTAGCAGGGCAAGTGCGATGGCGAGAGATGACACCACCAGAATATGCACATTTAGATGAGAAAGCAGTAGATGAACTCTTAACTCATGGAGTAGCTACCCCCTTTGAGAAAGAATATATCCGCAAAGATGGCAGTTGTGTACCTGTGATTGTCGGTATTGTCATGTTGCAAGAACCCTTTCATCGTCAGCAGGAAGTTGTAGCATTTTGCATAGAACTCAGCAGACAAAAACAAATAGAAGCGACACTACAACGACGAGAAAGTGAATTGGAATTAATTACTAATGCTGTACCCGTCTTAATTGCTTATGTAGATGCTCAACAACGCTATCGCTTTAATAATAAAGGCTATGAAGAAATGTATGGTTTGTCTGCGTCAGCAACCTATGGTAAGCACATTCAAGAAATATTAGGTATATCAGTTTATCAATCAATTCTGCCCTATGTGGAACTAGTATTATCAGGTGAGTCCATAACATTTGAAGCTCAAGTATTTGATAAAAACGGCATAGTTCATGATGTGAAGACTAATTATGTTCCCCAATTTGATATGCGAGGGGAAGTGGAAGGTTTTGTGGCTTTAGTCACAGATATTACTAACCATAAATTAGCAGAAAAAGCTCTTAAAGAAAGTGAAGCGAGGTTGCGGACACTCACAGAAAAAGTGCGGGTGATTCCTTGGGAAGTAGATGCTAATAGCGGAAATTTTACTTATGTAGGGCCGCAAAGCTTAGAGATTCTTGGCTATCCTCAAACAGACTGGTACACAGAGAATTTTTGGTATGAACATATTCATCCAGAAGATCGAGAGTGGGCAATTCAGTATTGCTATGAATCTTCACTATCTTTGAATAATTACGAATTTGAATATAGGATGCTGACAGCAGATGGTCGGGTTTTGTGGATGTATGACATTGTGAATGTTGTGCGAACCGGAGAAACACCAAAGCTACTGCATGGGTTTATGATTGATATTAGCGATCGCAAGCAAGTCGAGCAAGAACGAGAGCAACTCCTAGCCCGTGAACAAGCCGCACGCAGCACCGCAGAAGCTGCCAACCGCATGAAAGATGAGTTTCTCGCTACACTTTCTCACGAACTCCGCACCCCCTTGAATGCGATGCTGGGCTGGACACAGTTACTAAAAAGCCGCACATTTGATGAAAATACTACAGCGTTAGCCTTAGATACAATTTACAGAAATACTAAATCTTTAAAACAACTGATCGAAGATATTTTAGATGTCTCCCAAATTATTACCGGTAAACTCGGTCTTAATGCCCAGCCAGTAGAATTAATCCCCATTGTAGAAGCGACAATTGATACTCTCAAAGCCGCAGCTGAAGCCAAAGAAATTACTCTCGAATGCCAATTTGATCCTCAAGTTGGGGTAGTGATAGCTGATGCTAACCGTCTGCAACAAATAGTCTGGAATTTAGTTTCTAATGCCGTGAAGTTCTCATCCATAGGCGGTAAAATCACTATCCAATTGCAACGTCTAGATGGTTGTGTACAAATTCGTGTCAGCGATACGGGTATAGGTATACCCAGCGAATTTCTCCCTTACGTATTTGAACGTTTCCGGCAAGCTGATGGTTCGCTCACGCGATCGCACGGTGGTTTAGGATTAGGTTTAGCAATTGTCCGTCACTTGGTAGAATTGCATGGCGGTACAGTCTCGGCTGAAAGTCCCGGTAAAGGGCAAGGTGCAACTTTTATTGTCAATCTACCAATGAAAGCTGTAGCTGTTCAAGTTAATGATAGGTCATTAGGCAATAGGGAACAGGTAACAGGTAATAGGTAA